The DNA segment GGAAAACCTCCAGGCCGGGGCGTTCCTGCGCCGCGACCCGCACCAGGTGAACCTGGAAATCCGCCAGTTGTTCGAGCACTTCCCGCGCCTGGAAGAACGCTTGCAGCAATCGGCCGGCTTGCTCTCCGGGGGCGAGCAGCAGATGCTCGCCCTGGCCCGTGCGCTGCTGTCCAAGCCGCGGTTGCTGGTGCTCGACGAGCCATCCATGGGCCTGGCGCCGATCATGGTCGAAAAGCTGTTCCAGGTGATTGATGATGTCTGCCGCCAGGGCATGACCCTGCTGCTGGTAGAGCAGAATGCGCGCCTTGCGCTGCAAGTGACTGACCGCGCCTATGTGATGGACACCGGGCGCATCAGCCTCAGTGGCGCCAGCGCGCAATTGCTCGACCACCCCGAGGTGCGCAGTGCCTACCTCGGTGAATAACCCCATAACAAACGCCACCGGACGCCCGGCGTGTTTCGCCCACCCCACAGGCCATGAGGGCCTGATGAGAAACAGGAAAAACTGATGAACAAGACTGCCCCCTTCAAACGCGTACTGTTGTTGAGCCTGGCCCTGAGCGGTGTGGCCCAGGCCGACCAGACGGTCCTGATCGGCCTGGCCGGGCCCTTGACCGGCCCGTCGGCGCGGATCGGCAAAGACCTGGAAAACGGTGCGCAACTGGCCATTGACCAGGCCAACGCCAAGCATCCGAAAATCAACGGCGAAGCGGTCACGTACAAACTGGTCTCCGAAGACGACCAGTCCGACCCACGCACCGCCGTCACCGTGGCCCAGCGCCTGGTGGACGAAGGCGTAGTCGGCGTGGTCGGTCACTGGAACACCGGCACCAGCATCCCGGCCGCGCGGGTCTACCATGACGCCGGGATTGCCCAAGTCGCGCCAGTGGCCACCGGTCACGCCTATACCCAGCAAGGTTTCGACACCAGTTTCCGGATCATGGGCCATGACGATGACGGCGGCCAGGTCGCCGGCGACTACGCGCTCAAGACCCTCAAGGCGCAGCGTATCGCCGTGATCGACGACCGCACCGCATTCGGCCAGGGCCTGGCGGACCAGTTCGTCAAATCCATCGAGGCCGGTGGCGCCAAGGTGGTTGCCCGTGAATACGTGGACGACAAGACCATCGACTTCAGTGCGGTGCTGACCAATATCCGTGGGCAAAACCCCGACCTGATCTTCTTTGGCGGCGTCGACTCCCAGGCTGCACCGCTGGCCCGACGCATCAAGCAGTTGGGGATCAAGGCTCCGTTGATGGGCGCGGGCGGCTTTGTCAGCCAGACCTTCCTGCAACTGGCGCAGAACGAAGGCGAGGGCGTAATCGCCCTGGAGCCGGGCCTGGCCGTGGCACAGATGCCGGGTGGCAAGGCCTTTGAAGACGCCTACAAGGCGCGTTTCAAGAGCAATATCGAGCTGCATGCGCCGTTTGCCTATGACGGTGTCGGCGTGCTGATCGCCGCCATCGAACAGGCCAACTCCACCGACTCGCAGAAGTACCTGCCGGTCCTACGCGCCATCAGCTATC comes from the Pseudomonas shahriarae genome and includes:
- a CDS encoding ABC transporter ATP-binding protein is translated as MSEALLQIDGLKVRYGAIEAVKSLDLHINEGERVTLIGANGAGKSSSLKALTGLLPAAAGQIRFAGRSILSLAPHERLTLGITMVPEGRGIFARMSVLENLQAGAFLRRDPHQVNLEIRQLFEHFPRLEERLQQSAGLLSGGEQQMLALARALLSKPRLLVLDEPSMGLAPIMVEKLFQVIDDVCRQGMTLLLVEQNARLALQVTDRAYVMDTGRISLSGASAQLLDHPEVRSAYLGE
- a CDS encoding branched-chain amino acid ABC transporter substrate-binding protein, giving the protein MNKTAPFKRVLLLSLALSGVAQADQTVLIGLAGPLTGPSARIGKDLENGAQLAIDQANAKHPKINGEAVTYKLVSEDDQSDPRTAVTVAQRLVDEGVVGVVGHWNTGTSIPAARVYHDAGIAQVAPVATGHAYTQQGFDTSFRIMGHDDDGGQVAGDYALKTLKAQRIAVIDDRTAFGQGLADQFVKSIEAGGAKVVAREYVDDKTIDFSAVLTNIRGQNPDLIFFGGVDSQAAPLARRIKQLGIKAPLMGAGGFVSQTFLQLAQNEGEGVIALEPGLAVAQMPGGKAFEDAYKARFKSNIELHAPFAYDGVGVLIAAIEQANSTDSQKYLPVLRAISYPGVTGTLAFDAQGNLQNPSFTVYQVKANQWQPVSVAGGKK